In Antechinus flavipes isolate AdamAnt ecotype Samford, QLD, Australia chromosome 3, AdamAnt_v2, whole genome shotgun sequence, a genomic segment contains:
- the RPS11 gene encoding 40S ribosomal protein S11, with translation MADIQTERAYQKQPTIFQNKKRVLLGDTAKEKLPRYYKNIGLGFKTPKEAIEGTYIDKKCPFTGNVSIRGRILSGVVTKMKMQRTIVIRRDYLHYIRKYNRFEKRHKNMSVHLSPCFRDVQIGDIVTVGECRPLSKTVRFNVLKVTKAAGTKKQFQKF, from the exons ATGGCGGACATCCAG ACTGAGCGTGCCTACCAGAAGCAGCCGACCATCTTCCAGAACAAGAAGCGGGTGCTGCTCGGGGACACGGCCAAGGAGAAGCTGCCCAGATACTACAAGAACATCGGGCTGGGCTTCAAGACCCCGAAGGAG gCCATCGAGGGCACCTACATTGACAAGAAGTGTCCCTTCACTGGCAACGTCTCCATCCGAGGCCGGATCCTGTCTG GGGTGGTGACCAAGATGAAGATGCAGAGGACCATCGTCATCCGCCGGGACTACCTGCATTACATCCGCAAGTACAACCGCTTCGAGAAGCGCCACAAGAACATGTCCGTGCACCTGTCGCCCTGCTTCAG AGACGTCCAGATCGGAGACATCGTGACTGTGGGCGAGTGCAGGCCCCTCAGCAAGACCGTGAGGTTCAACGTGCTGAAGGTCACCAAGGCAGCCGGGACCAAGAAACAGTTCCAGAAGTTCTGA